One window of Marinobacterium aestuarii genomic DNA carries:
- a CDS encoding aspartate kinase has translation MALFVQKYGGTSVGTVERIEAVADKVKRFRDEGHDLVVVLSAMSGETNRLIGLAKAIQDEPCPREMDVLVSTGEQVTIALLCMALEKRGLSARSYTGGQVRILTDSAHTKARIQDIEVDGMRADLSAGRVVVVAGFQGMDAKGNITTLGRGGSDTTGVALAAALKADECQIYTDVDGVYTTDPRVVEGATRLDRITFEEMLEMASLGSKILQIRSVEFAGKYKVPLRVLSSFVDGPGTLITIEDEDTVEKPVISGIAFNRDEAKLTVIGVPDIPGVASRILGPISRANIEVDMIVQNVAADKTTDFTFTVHRNDFVKAEAILRQVCAELGAREVVGNNKIAKVSIVGVGMRSHAGVATKMFDSLAQDNINIQMISTSEIKVSVVIAEKYLELAVRGLHSAFELDKADTVSE, from the coding sequence ATGGCTCTATTCGTACAGAAATACGGCGGGACGTCCGTGGGTACTGTAGAACGAATCGAAGCGGTGGCGGACAAGGTAAAGCGCTTTCGCGACGAGGGGCACGACCTGGTGGTTGTGCTGTCCGCAATGAGTGGCGAAACCAATCGCCTGATCGGGCTGGCCAAGGCCATCCAGGACGAACCCTGCCCACGGGAAATGGACGTGCTGGTATCGACCGGTGAGCAGGTGACCATTGCGCTGCTGTGCATGGCGCTGGAAAAGCGTGGCCTCAGCGCCCGCTCTTACACCGGTGGTCAGGTGCGCATCCTGACGGACAGTGCCCACACCAAGGCGCGTATCCAGGATATCGAAGTCGACGGCATGCGGGCAGATCTGTCTGCCGGTCGGGTTGTGGTTGTCGCCGGCTTCCAGGGTATGGATGCCAAGGGCAACATTACCACCCTGGGGCGCGGCGGTTCGGATACCACCGGTGTGGCTCTGGCAGCGGCGCTCAAGGCCGATGAGTGCCAGATCTATACTGATGTGGATGGCGTCTACACCACCGATCCCCGGGTGGTTGAGGGCGCGACCCGTCTGGACAGAATTACCTTTGAAGAAATGCTGGAAATGGCCAGCCTGGGTTCAAAGATACTGCAGATTCGTTCGGTCGAATTCGCCGGCAAGTACAAAGTGCCGCTGCGTGTGCTGTCCAGCTTTGTGGATGGCCCGGGCACCCTGATTACCATAGAGGATGAGGATACAGTGGAAAAACCAGTGATCTCCGGTATCGCTTTCAACCGCGACGAAGCCAAGCTGACCGTGATCGGCGTGCCTGATATTCCAGGCGTGGCGTCACGCATTCTGGGGCCGATCAGTCGTGCCAATATCGAAGTCGACATGATCGTGCAGAACGTGGCCGCCGACAAAACGACTGACTTCACCTTCACGGTGCACCGCAATGATTTCGTCAAGGCCGAGGCTATATTGCGTCAGGTCTGTGCGGAGCTGGGTGCCCGTGAGGTGGTCGGCAACAACAAGATCGCCAAGGTATCCATCGTCGGTGTGGGCATGCGCTCGCACGCGGGTGTGGCGACCAAGATGTTCGATTCCCTGGCGCAGGACAACATCAACATTCAGATGATCTCGACCTCGGAGATCAAGGTGTCTGTGGTGATCGCAGAGAAGTACCTTGAGCTGGCCGTACGCGGGCTGCATTCCGCCTTTGAGCTGGACAAGGCCGATACGGTTAGCGAATAG
- the csrA gene encoding carbon storage regulator CsrA gives MLILTRRVGETLMIGDDVTVTVLGVKGNQVRIGVNAPKDVSVHREEIYQRIQREKSGDQEDQE, from the coding sequence ATGTTGATTCTTACCCGCCGCGTGGGCGAAACACTGATGATAGGCGATGACGTCACCGTTACCGTGCTGGGCGTAAAAGGTAACCAAGTGCGCATCGGTGTCAATGCACCCAAGGATGTTTCTGTACATCGTGAAGAGATTTATCAGCGCATCCAGCGCGAAAAATCCGGCGACCAGGAAGATCAGGAATAA
- the thiI gene encoding tRNA uracil 4-sulfurtransferase ThiI, with translation MKFIVKLFPEITIKSRPVRKRMIQRLGTNLEVTLRRVDEQIKVRNNWDKIDVVCAPGTEHLRDEVVSVLSRTPGVHAFLEVREFPLVDFHDAYERTRDAYAELLRGKTFKVRVKRSGRNHDFTSVDMERYIGGGLNQHTEAAGVDVRTPQVWVDLEIVDDRMFIVTERHKGLGGFPLGTQEPVLSLISGGFDSVVASYMTMRRGCKTHFIFFNLGGHAHEIGVKQVALHLWQRYGSSARVKFVTVPFEEVIGELLQNVHHSYMGVILKRMMLRAAERAADFMKIDALVTGESVAQVSSQTLTNLALIDKATDKLVLRPLVTSDKQDIIDLSKEIGAFEFAKSMPEYCGVISDRPTTRGKMERVLEEEANFDFEVLEQALKKVQVIPIDEIVENINAHAAVEALTRVGANQVIVDIRASHEQEKKPLNMPGCEILTIPFFKLSTEVESFDTDREYLLYCEKGVMSQVQAHHLQEKGFANVKVFRPESV, from the coding sequence ATGAAATTTATCGTCAAGCTGTTTCCCGAAATTACCATCAAGAGCCGCCCTGTGCGCAAGCGCATGATTCAGCGCCTGGGGACCAACCTGGAAGTCACCCTGCGTCGTGTCGATGAGCAGATCAAGGTGCGCAACAACTGGGACAAGATTGATGTTGTGTGCGCCCCCGGCACTGAGCACCTGCGTGATGAGGTCGTCTCTGTGCTGTCTCGCACGCCCGGTGTGCATGCCTTTCTTGAGGTGAGGGAATTTCCGCTGGTCGACTTCCATGACGCCTACGAGCGCACCAGGGACGCCTACGCCGAGCTTCTGCGTGGCAAGACCTTCAAAGTGCGGGTTAAACGCAGCGGTCGCAACCATGACTTCACCTCCGTGGATATGGAACGCTATATCGGTGGCGGTCTGAATCAGCATACGGAAGCAGCCGGCGTTGATGTACGCACCCCGCAGGTGTGGGTCGACCTTGAGATCGTGGACGACCGCATGTTTATCGTCACCGAGCGCCACAAGGGGCTGGGCGGCTTCCCGCTGGGAACCCAGGAGCCGGTACTGTCGCTGATCTCTGGTGGTTTCGATTCGGTGGTGGCCTCGTACATGACCATGCGTCGCGGCTGCAAAACCCATTTCATCTTCTTTAATCTCGGCGGCCATGCCCACGAGATCGGCGTCAAGCAGGTGGCCTTGCACCTGTGGCAGCGTTATGGCTCCAGTGCCCGGGTCAAGTTTGTGACCGTGCCCTTCGAAGAGGTGATCGGCGAGCTGCTGCAGAATGTGCATCACTCCTACATGGGGGTCATTCTCAAGCGCATGATGCTGCGGGCAGCCGAGCGCGCCGCCGACTTCATGAAAATCGATGCCCTGGTGACCGGCGAGAGCGTGGCCCAGGTGTCGAGCCAGACCCTGACCAACCTGGCGTTGATCGACAAGGCGACCGACAAGCTGGTGCTGCGACCGCTGGTGACCTCCGACAAGCAGGACATTATCGACCTGTCGAAGGAGATCGGTGCCTTTGAATTTGCCAAAAGCATGCCCGAGTACTGCGGCGTGATTTCGGACCGCCCCACCACCCGTGGCAAGATGGAGCGGGTGCTGGAGGAAGAGGCCAACTTCGATTTTGAAGTACTGGAACAGGCGCTGAAAAAAGTGCAGGTGATACCCATCGACGAGATCGTCGAGAATATCAATGCCCATGCTGCGGTGGAGGCTCTGACCCGGGTCGGCGCCAACCAGGTGATCGTGGATATCCGCGCCAGCCACGAGCAGGAAAAGAAGCCGCTCAACATGCCGGGCTGCGAAATCCTGACTATCCCGTTTTTCAAGCTGAGCACTGAAGTTGAAAGCTTCGATACCGATCGCGAATACCTGCTGTACTGCGAGAAGGGAGTGATGAGCCAGGTGCAGGCGCATCACCTGCAGGAAAAGGGCTTTGCCAACGTCAAGGTGTTCCGTCCCGAGAGCGTCTGA
- a CDS encoding OadG family protein codes for MDNLLSEGLELMVFGMGFVFVFLTLLVFVTGLMSKIVTKYAPAPEIKPAKKRATAAGSASVSAPAANNDELVAVISAAVHKFRSN; via the coding sequence ATGGATAATCTGCTCTCCGAAGGCCTCGAGCTGATGGTGTTCGGCATGGGGTTCGTGTTCGTTTTCCTGACGCTGCTGGTATTCGTCACCGGGCTTATGTCCAAGATTGTTACGAAATATGCCCCCGCGCCAGAGATTAAACCGGCTAAAAAGCGTGCAACGGCCGCCGGGTCGGCCTCTGTCAGTGCTCCAGCCGCCAACAATGACGAGCTGGTCGCCGTGATCAGTGCAGCGGTACACAAGTTCCGCTCTAACTGA